The region aacataatattttgagtttctgttgaatcACCGCCTTTGTACTAActcaaattataaattaaaaagttaaaaagttatCTAAATCCTTAAACCAGGCTTACTCATAGACAACTGTAAACTACATTGTGGTGTAGTCCAAGTTCATCTTAACTATTTGCATGTCACATGGTGACAACTATCCAATCAGGTACTAGTTATCTGACCTATGTAATTTGTCcggaaaataaacataaaagctTAAGTGTCAACGGAGATTGTTCTCCGCTAACAGTTTCCTTGGGTTTGAATACATAACAGACGATGAGTTAAATTACAAACCATAAAGCCTACACGGTCTGCAAGTAAATATGGAAGTACTAGGGGGATTAGATGAGGAGTTCAGAAGTTTTTACCCGTCTGCCTTCGGGGCGCACTCAAGCCGGTCTCCGTCAGGAACTCCCGTGTTCTCTTCAGCGGAACGGCCGACTTCTATAAACTCCGAGTCTCTGAATCCTTACGTTTCTTTTCCAGCACATATTGGCACAAGTTCCTCAGTCACTTATGGATGTAATTTCGGAAACAGTTGTTATGGCTGCAAAGTACCACAGAACGCCGTGTTTCCGCCTAGTGTGGTGAAACAAAATGCGAGTGGACAGTATGCCAGTAAACCCGTGGATTATGCTGATGCCTCCAGCTGGTTTAAGGAGGTCGCTCTTTACCAAGGTTATTCATACTCAAGAACCCCTGCCTTTATTGATTTACCTGTAGTTCATAGAGCATTGACCGGATATCCCAGACATGAGACTTATTTGACAATGGAAGACCACCAGCCATGGGACTGGTCAAACAATTGCAGCAGTCAACTTTATTGCTCCAGAGACCAGACGCAGAGCCAGCATATCTGGAAACCATCATTAGCAGGTAGGCTTGAGTTCTGCTCTGTGAATCACTCCTCGCCTCTCTTCATTAGTTTAGTATAAAGAGCTTTTTTTCTGGACACATAAGAGGCACAAATCACGCAAAAATTCTCTGATAGAAGGATCAAGAGATTTTCTCATCGTGTGTTCATTGGCAGAGGACACCCTCGATTTAAAACTTACTCCTTATCTTTTACGGTACAAGCTAAACATTTTTGACATCACCCTATTAAATGTCAAAATCTTGTCAGTAGCAAGATAATTAAATAAACGAATCCTTAAAACCATAAGAACAGATTTAGTATGCTAATCTGAAATGAATCACGacagaaattaaaatgtttcGTTTGCAGCAAAGGcgttcttttatttttttatttttattttttatgtatataatatatatttacatgacGCTCTTAAATGCGTATCACATGCACTCCAAATCTCATTTTGGTGTTTACATTGCACGAGATTACGCAAGCGTAGGTTGCAACGACGTTAAGGTAAATTGCGATGTTACATCATTGTTAATGAAAAGGTCTTGCAACAGAAGATTGcttgaataaaattatttttatttcctcAGAGGGAACAGCGGTTTCAATCTGTCAGCGCGGGAGAAAGAAACGGGTTCCTTACACAAAACTGCAGCTGGAAGAACTCGAGCGTGAATACACCAACACTAAGTTCATTACCAAGGAGAAGAGACGGCGGATCGCTTCTTCTACCAGCCTGTCTGAAAGACAAGTAACTATATGGTTTCAAAACCGTCGAGTCAAGGATAAGAAGAGACCTGAGGACCTAAAAGAATTTTAAACCTGTTAAagattaattcataaaattgcTGATTTACATAGAGATAAGCTCTTTATTCTCTTTAGTAAGGGCTATTATTTATATCTTTAAATATTTAGATGTACTTGCAGTTCGGATGTCCAGGTTTGCTGCAAGAGTGTTGAGATGGTCAGTTCATTTCAGTAGTTTCagattcttttttattattatttaaatattgttaaaccATTTTTGTCATTATGTAGCAGTAGTAGCCTAAACGCTGTATTCCAGACATCTTTCCATGCTTTCAAAACTTTATATTCTCAGATTCGTTTTCTTTGAGTGCAGATTGTGTACCATAGTTGTTTATATTACCAGAGTTTTATGGGAAAATCTAGAATGTATCACTGACGTAAATAAActatgagggaaaaaaaacaaaacaaaagtttcaTGTGTAATATTTCACGGGGAAATCATTTGTTTGTCGGTGTCCTCTTTATTCCTCTAAAAGTAGAGATTGTTCTATACTGCAGATAGAATCATAATATCGTGAACAGATTGTTAATTTTAAGTAGTCTACGACCAGGTTTTTCCAGTAGCACTAAGTAAAGCAAAAGCAGCAGTCTTTCGATAATTAATTCATATTTCCTCTTGCTTTTGCATTAATAGGGGAGATATTCCTtacgaaaattaaccatggtttgaataaaaccaaaaaaaaaaaaaaaaaaaaaaaaacatggttctTTCCATAACAACCACGAGCTACAAAAACCATAGTTCAACTGTGGTTTTGTTGTGGTTATACAAATGGTAATCAATATGCCAAAATACATAGTTTTACTATgacaaaaccatggttaattttcgtaaggcatgtattttattttgtttattgtcattGCAAAGTTACTTCAGCTACACTTATGAAGCATTTGTCGAAAAGCGCTTGAATTTAGTGTTCAATGGAGTACAGAcctataattgttttttttataggcCTGAGTATAACTAATGAATCTCAGTAGAGGATTGATATTCTTAATGGCATGAATTTCACAACTGTTGAGACTTGCAATTGGTGTAATTTGGACAATGTGAAATAGGCTATTATTAAGCATGATATTTAGATTCACAGTTAATTTTTTGATTGAACAGCCCACAAAATAAGATggttattttattgatttattgaaaattaattattgtttgttgttttttcttcttcttcttcttcttcttcttcttcttcttcttcaaaaaaaaaagaaaaaaaaaaaagagaccgTTAGCAGAAAATACAAATCACAAACTTTACTTGTTgccttttaaatataatttcatttttaaaaatatcttaatcttcTTTTGAAACTGGGTCTTCTCAGTGACCTTGAGACACATTGTCAGACTAAACCTTGACTGCAAGATAGGTCTCATGAATAATACCACAAATTCATGAAGCTACGTCGCCATCTATCGGTCAGCATGTGTCTTGCAATAATATCATTTATAATTCAAGATTTAACCTTTGCATTGAAAAACTATAGCATTTTGAGAATTATTTCAACAGCTATGACCATTTAAAAGAGAAGATGGCGTTGTGCGTTCTgattaaatatgtaatataaggtAATCTGTCACAATTGGGGCATTCACCATTTCGTCTGGTCAGAAAACACTTCCCTCGGTGGGCTGAGAAGTCTCAACACACTACTGACAATTGGTAACTGTTTTATGTTTTGCCGAACTGGTTGGCGAATTCGTACAATGGGTTTAACAACGACGGCGTTTAaacttttaaagaaaatgtttatAGTTATCTGTCATGCTGATTTCAGCTGTTAAAAACGACGCAAGTATCTGCCTGGTTATTTAGGacaaattttaaatgaattagaCGTAGTCAACTATTAGACTGTGGCTTTCTAATTAAATGCACTTGGACTTGTTTTTGGTAAATCTGCGTCTGGACTTTGACCTTGAACTACTGATGGACTACCATATCCTTTTCATGTAGGCTAAACATTTTTTGGGGTTGTTTTTTAAGGAAAGGATTTGAGTTTTGTGTTGTCAACACGCAACAGAATGTGAAACAGTCTAAAGCAATCCCATTTAAAAGGTTTTCATGAATTTACTGGACTCGTAAAAAGTGGGAGGTTGTACTGTTGCCACTCTTTCCGGAAATTGCCTTTTTACAATAGTCATTTTCCCTGTACGTGCATATGTGCACTTTCTTTAAAACGTGTTTTGGATCATCTGGACAAACTTTTGAAGGTAAGATAAAATGTGACTTGCATACCCTGACCTACAATTTAAGAAACCGGCAACAAATATTATCCGACGACATCTAAGTTTAATTTCTTGCACCGATAGCTCGGCATCTCAATGTATATACAATAGACTTaaatttttttcccaaaaatatttttaagcgAATTTAGATATCAGACAATCAATAACgaagtattaaaaa is a window of Megalobrama amblycephala isolate DHTTF-2021 linkage group LG6, ASM1881202v1, whole genome shotgun sequence DNA encoding:
- the LOC125269826 gene encoding homeobox protein Hox-D13a-like isoform X2 gives rise to the protein MEVLGGLDEEFRSFYPSAFGAHSSRSPSGTPVFSSAERPTSINSESLNPYVSFPAHIGTSSSVTYGCNFGNSCYGCKVPQNAVFPPSVVKQNASGQYASKPVDYADASSWFKEVALYQGYSYSRTPAFIDLPVVHRALTGYPRHETYLTMEDHQPWDWSNNCSSQLYCSRDQTQSQHIWKPSLAEGTAVSICQRGRKKRVPYTKLQLEELEREYTNTKFITKEKRRRIASSTSLSERQVTIWFQNRRVKDKKRPEDLKEF
- the LOC125269826 gene encoding homeobox protein Hox-D13a-like isoform X4, coding for MLKYRATTKLHLHVILLQFGKRNKLVGVHGNQCCTAHSTSSSLTLKGVPQSYKVILTLQSHLVIKRYYSRLPITRIAKIIHRALTGYPRHETYLTMEDHQPWDWSNNCSSQLYCSRDQTQSQHIWKPSLAEGTAVSICQRGRKKRVPYTKLQLEELEREYTNTKFITKEKRRRIASSTSLSERQVTIWFQNRRVKDKKRPEDLKEF
- the LOC125269826 gene encoding homeobox protein Hox-D13a-like isoform X5, whose amino-acid sequence is MGLSHKIPKAMFGKRNKLVGVHGNQCCTAHSTSSSLTLKGVPQSYKVILTLQSHLVIKRYYSRLPITRIAKIIHRALTGYPRHETYLTMEDHQPWDWSNNCSSQLYCSRDQTQSQHIWKPSLAEGTAVSICQRGRKKRVPYTKLQLEELEREYTNTKFITKEKRRRIASSTSLSERQVTIWFQNRRVKDKKRPEDLKEF